The window CTAAAACATTCCGTTTTGTTTTTGAATCCCGATATATTGACAAGGCGCTCCATTTTTACGCCGTGGAAGTCTTAATAAAAtagcatatatttttatcaaattacttAAAACAGCAAATCTTACgtgaaaattttattataactAGTTATAAAACTCACTCAGCACaatgatttccaattttaaaaagtttgaaaatttcGAGTTTGGACTTTAAACTGCCGAGGAAATTAGCAAATTCGAGTGGAAATCAGTTTCCCCGACGACAAGACagataaatgtaattatttcaTATAGTAAAAAGACAATACTGGAGGGAGCACTTAGAACTTTTGTTCAGTGTATACAGCGTAGGAAAGGGCTACACAGCTCTATGGGATCTCCGTAAAGATGCAAGTGCGTGATTGATTCAGCCCCGGAACGATTTCGTTTCAAATCATTAGGAAATGTCAATTACGCTATCATTTCTTACCTTTCTGTTACAAAATAGTCGTGTGGGACATgtatttaatcaataaattaaaaaatatacagtccCAAAATACATTTACTGCATGATAAGTGCAAATCTGCAGATGGATAATGGGAATGCAATGGAGCCAATTTCCTAATCAACATCAGCCATAACTGAGTCATTTTCTATCTTCTTATGTTGGAACCATTTCATAACTCGGGCAGAACTAAAACAAATCACTGCAAATACTGATACGGGTCCAAGTGTTATATGGAGATGGAAGATGGGAGTACTACGAaccttaaaaatatatgatttggtgtcttctgaaaaattaaatttaacgcCTATCAAGACTGTGGAAGGTTGAACGGGTCGTATATCGGTGAGGGGTTCAATctcttaaactttaaaatattagtTAGATTATTTTTAGTGCATATAGGTGAAGGTCGACCACCAGTCACCTTCAAAAGACGCGAATGGTGGAATGATGTTATTTTTGCCTTCACATACGGTAAATGAAGATTATACAatcatgaaaattatttaatctaAGTTGTGAAACGAGTTCATAAATGAGCAGATTTGAGAGCTAACAAGATTTTTGAAGTATAGAAATTATAGATACAATTAAGGTGGCTCGCTTcaccttaaaatattttttgacaattacttgattatgaaaGAAAGCTTGATACATAAGAAGCATGacaaatatgtgaaaaaatatgcaaatttggaaaaaatatgattttcaaaaatcacaAGAAATTCAGGCGGATTCGAGCACGCGATCTGCGGTTAAGAAGCTCAATAATTTAACCTCTGAGCTACTATGAAAGTTAATAAACCAAATCGATTGATAGagacaatttaacaaaatactttatCACCCTGCGaatgttaaagcaatatgagctgccaTTTTCAGGTCGaaatttttttaacgaaaatgttattttctacttaaaggataaaaaatatcatgtttttgaatttctgttaaccatatttttgtggaaaggGCCGTTAAGATGCCTTAAttggaacaaaattgaatttttgttgCACTGAACAAAATTGATCTGcaatatattccttagaagagaaatctttcctctgacaaaaattaatgcttttttcaaatcttattatCTATCACAAAAGTTAAAGTTACATgtagacttatcatactagcagttTTGTGCAGcaaaatgaaattctaaaaCATACAGGTCATATTGCTTAACGGACATCTTAGATTTTCTCAGTTTTAATTTACTTTCTTTTACTTAAATGATGCAAAATGCACATAGTGTACAgatgcatttaaattttttattacatgtcaCAATAACTGACATGATTTCTGCATGCATGTTTATTTCATGTTAAAAGTACAACAGTTACTATAAAGTACTTCTAATGATGGACTGAGTATTACTTACAACAGTAGTTTTACCAATGGTGGATTAAGTAGTATTAGCAATTACCATAATTCTACCCATAATTTACCAAGACTTACCGATGATggattattacatgtagtacttaCAACCAAAGTTCTACCAATTATTGACAAAGTAATACTTACAATCATAATTCAACCATTGTCAGACTTGATAGTGTTTACAATCATGATTTTACTGATGGCGCAATACTAGTAAGTAACTAGTAGTTAAACCCAGATTTATCAACTATGGACCAGCAGTCTACAAATATTGGACAAAATAGTACTTATAATTATAGTAATACTAACAAATGACTGATTAATTACTACATATAACTACCATAATGGTTCTAACAATGGTGGACTGAATAGAACTTACAATAATAGGTACATTAACATCGACgttctttgtttacattaaaaagaCAAGATATCTTTTTAACTTTAATCTGTTCCAAAGTTAATTGATTCACACACTTAATATACAATCAGCAAGCTATAGCTATCTTTTCTTGCTAAGACAAGGGTAGATTACATGCATTATATATGAGTTGTTGGCTTTTctacaaaaatgaaatcaaagttATGTTTTCAGGTGCATTTACTGAAACGATCTAAAAGACTCGTAAATGAATAGCAATGTAAAACGGTTTTATCAAtatccttttgaaataaaaattttataaagtcATTGAATTGTGATAAAGAAATGTGAAATAGGTCTGATATGAATAGAATCCTTTATCTTGAGTAAACATAATCATTTTATGGATTTAGAGCATACAATGAAATATGCACCTTAAAAATCCACGGATAGTTGATAGTTGACACTGAACAGACCTTCAATATGGCCGACTTCAAAATGTTGGGTAACAGTAACTTAGATTTAGTATGTGAAGTCCATGATTTTGAGTTATTACCTCTCTACTGTATGGACTGCGATTGCCCTCTCTGTGGAGACTGTGTCACTCGTGATCACGTGGGACATAAAGTCCGAAAAGTGTCCGAAGTGATTGAAACTCAGGTAGGACAACTCGAGGAATGTCTAGACAACGACAACTCAAttctatttcttaaaaatctgCTTTCTGATTCTCAAAGAAGACAAAAACAACTCGCAGAAAACAGGGAGAACCTTTTACGAAACGTTTTGAATAGAGAGGAGGAATTGATCGAAAAGGCAAAACTTTGGAGAGAGAAAATGACAGATAGAATCATTACTCTTGCAGAAGAGCAAAAGAAATCGCTCGATAAAGATGTGACTACTACTTCTGCACTACTTCTTTGTAAGAACAAAAGTCAATACTTAGAACAAGAATGTAATAGTGTCAAACTTATCTTTCTGAATCACAAATTAAGAAACCTTCTTAAAGGTGAAGGCAAAAATCGTTCTGGAACTCAGCGTTTGCAGAATCTTGAGTTCAGAATTGGAACAGCAAATGATTATTTGTTTGATTCATTTGGGCAATTAATGGACATTACTGAAGAATTTTCCTCTGATGTATATCGTtgtaaagaagaagaagaagaagaagaagaagaagaagaagaagaagaattttatgaaacatcGAATGTTAAAAAGTTATTGAAATTTCGTTCATATCCCATTGATAACATTGTGCCTTTGCAAAattctgaaattctttttttgagtAACGGAAAAGTCTTTGATATTGATGTGAAGAAAGATGAATCGGTTCATCAAAACATTTTATCAGACGTGCATCAAATTGCTCTTGTTCAGTCATGTGGTGATGTACTCTCATTGAGCAAAAGTCGAAAGAACATTAAACGCATCTCCCGTGGGAGATTGGTCACAAGATTTATCAGTACAAAGGAGGACAACGAAAGTTATGAATGTGTAGGACCAGCAGGGGGACAAGCGTATGCGTGTATTGTGCACTCAACAAAGAGAGATTATTGGTGGATTACAGAATTATCTCTACTAGACGAGTTTGGGAGAATTTTGATGTCCTTTTCCTTGGGCTCATCTCTGGTTTTGAGGATGAAAATAAAAGGTTTTGTgtgttttgaagaaaataaatttataataattgaCGATGGAAAAGCGGTCCAagctacatgtagtatcaaTGATGATTCTATTAAAAAGGACCACATTTACAGTGGGTCTGTAGGAACAAACCCTGCTTCGTCGTTTTATTCAAAAGATCTTGCAATAGATCATCGAAATCATATTCTTTTGGTTGTCCCAAATGACAACGCCATTCATCTTCTGGACACTTCATTGAACTTTCAAAAGCTTTTGATGACGGAAGAGGATGGTCTTCAGAGACCGACATCAGTGGCACTGGACAGTGAGGGATACCTGTATGTAGGGTGTGCGGATGGACGGATACATGTCGTGAACTATCAGTATCTCCTCAGCACAAATAGACTAACAAGATTAAATTTTGAGGAAAGTTAATTTTAAGAATTAGGCATCAGCTTTCTTATAGATTTATGTCAAAAATATAAGATTTTGACACAGTATGATAAAGATTGCTTCGAATTCGTCCATATAAATGTGTGTGCAACTGTAAACTTTGAGAAGCATATTAACttctcatgtacatgtagatttatGTAGAAAACAGACtttgacaatattttgataccgTTTGCTTTGCCTTTTGATTGTGTGTGGCAGTGCGTGTAGTTATTCATTTTGAGCTGctatttataatttcattttgttgtcAATTGAAGAATTTTGTGATTATTctgcaaataaatcaattaaaaataaaattcaaattcaaaactgaaataaaaattattgaataagtaataatttatttcttcttcttttttttagtttatattatatattatataagatTCAAcacttgtgtaaaaaaaaaaaaggcatatTTCTTGAAACATGAAATGTCTATAGTTAATGCCAAGTTCGACGTTTTATTTAGGACTCCAAAACAGGGTAACAGTGTTTGTCAGCAACACTCGTCAATGTTGGTTACGGGCATGTCTAAGAATGTCTTACATAGTGAATGAAGTATTATTCAAATACACCATTAACAAGATTAAGGTAGTTCATTACAGTAGGGCGTATATTTTTTTGACATAGCGTCTGATggagttttaattttttttcattttttttttaataactattGTTTGCATCGATTGAGTTTGTTAAATATCATCATAGCTCAGCAGTTAATACCAGTTTATATCCATGCAATAAATTGCGAAATAAGGTTGTTACAAATAAGTTTAGGTATCCAGATAATgcaataaataaagataaaaataaacgtcatcagggatggggtaattgaaaaaagtatttgtaattgagtgtaattaactacatttttcaaagtaattgaaagtaatttgtaattgagtctcccttcaattacaagtaattgaatgtatttaaatacattccaaaaaatatcatgtattttcaattacttttcaattacatttcaattacttttttacaagttaaaagtttaaGAAGGTGTCACATTCAGTTCAATTCTCCATTAACTTTAAGCTTTAAGCAGTACATTTTATCAGTACAAGTAAATGCAAACACTCATGCATgtacaggtatatacatgtaaggttAACAGAAGAATTACAGAcagaaatttaataataatgttTAGGTTGCATACCTGTTTTAAATGGGCTTATGTTTATACACTAATTAAGGGTTGATCTCGTTCTTTTTGATGTGTTTATACAACATAATATAGAAAAGGTCTAATTTGTACAGGCCTGAAGCCCTCTCAAACCCAAGAACAaatgtattgaataaaaatttagtataaaaaaatcttgttcAATGAACATGAACCCAATGACACTGGATATAGTACCCTttataatgtttatatattattttaaaatataaatttcaaagcAAAGTCTATAAATAATGATTGAAATGAATGCAACACTTTAAACACATTACcattatgataaaaatgttttgtggGTTTCAAtgctttttatacatgtatttattcaagatataaaaagtaattgaaatgtatttaattacatttgagaaagtaattgaaagtaattaattacatttgaaaaaatcaatgtaattgtaattgcaagttattaacaaaattattgatgtatttgaaagtaattaattacatttcaaagtaattgaccccaaccCTGAACGTCATGCGTGAAATCTCTAGAGTATTGTAAGAGCAACAAAAACACTCTTGTGTTTTAAACTCTCTAAATGCAGTAAATCCCTTTCATAAGAGCGATGACGgcccaaaaatgaaaaaaaaaaaataacatcattGTATATTACCAATgctattcaataatttgaaaacaatttgaatCTATCATATTCTCTTTCTGTTGGATTTACAATACAACAGGAGTAGCTGGTGTCATGCACAAACTGTACTTGTTTATAGCAAAGCTTTTAAAGACAGCAACAGCACATAATAGCCCTATCATCTACAGAAGATTTGACTTCTGATATCAATCAGtgtgaagaagaagaagaagaagaagaagaagaagaagaattcTATGATTCATTGGATTTAAGATAATTATTACATCATACCgttaaaaaattctcaaattcGTCTTTTGTTTACAGAAAAATAGCTTGTCATGAATTTGATGTAAAGAAATGTACCTTAATTAAATCGACTGAACAGtatttattctatcatgtatcAAATCGCTCGTCATGGGGTGATGTATTGTTTTTGATGATAGTCTACAACGCATTTTGCGCATCCCCAAACGAAAGGTCTCAAATTATGaaacaaaactttcatggagATTTTGGCCTAAAAGAATTAGATTTACTAagtcaattaaaatttattgatctattctttttatcaataaaaaattgcgACTGCTTCCTTTCCTCTgcattttcagaaaaatatCGTATTCAAACCTGATTGTAACCTTAAACAGTTTAATGTAAGCAATTGGTAAAATAAAGTAGATCTTTTCTTTATTATGTCTCCGTTCGAATAAGAGAGGGCTTTGCTTCTGTCCTTCTGTCTGtaggtcggtccaccaacagttctATTCATTTTCTCCGCGGAGGTTGCACATACTGAAAATTTGGTATGCAGATTTATCATACGAATATCATGTTGATGGTTCGATGAGCAATTTtggacagagttatgccccttggacttagaaaaattccaattctTATCAGTTTCCGTTGCTTGTCTCTGCAAAGGTTGAACAAGTTATTTACTGATATATCATGGAAAACGTGTTTTTCCAAAGATGTGATGTTACAGTAGAAGATTTGTGCAACCTATAATACTAAATCCTTTTAGCTTAGACACgtcatatatatacttaataGGTTGATGCATCTCGGATAATAAAAGTTGATAACCCTCAATTCTAAAATTTAGGTTCAAAAGGTCAATTTCATTTCCATGTGCAATGTATACTATCTATAATATAATACAGCCTTGTGCACCTTATAATGTATGTCCAAAGGAGgcgggcataagtgtttcaaaAAAATCTCTTAATTTGTTATCCACATACATGCGACACTTAATAAAgtgaataatgaaataaaagtttttacATCTGCTATGGCCTTTACACGAACAGCCTCTTTAAAAAACATGAATGCATTGGTAAATTTAAAGTGTGAGAATAAGTCcatcttaaaggggcattgtagcaacctctaatgatacaacgtccactaatgatataatgttgcattagtggtcaggatgttgaccactaatgatataattttatcattaacgaacaacctaaccgtccgctaatgatataattttagatttatatcattagcggtcaaaaaccgtaacctctaatgatatggggaaaaatgagaaataaggaCTACCTTGAGCACTAATGATAcacatttgcacacatttttaattgcattagtggatggatttgcaacctttaatgatataatatgatataatttaatataaaattatatatatatatatatttgatttgattttcatacAATACTGCATAAgaattggttaatttttttttttttttttggtggggggggggcgttatttaatcatatacatgtattttgtcctTTATTGTAAAATACACCATTCTGACATTACCCTGATATTTTGCCTTTTTACTTGAACTGAAATAGTCGCATACAGACGAAATACATACCATTTATGACTTCGTCTGTTTACTTGAAGATCCAAATGGATTATCATTAATCAAAAAGGAGTTgtgctaaatatttttagttgaaGACAGTTTGAAGAAAAGCAATTTTACgatattaaaacattattgatAAACTCTTAGCGGGATTTTATTAACATGAAAAAGGTCCAATTCATAAGACTTATTCTGCCTGGTGCAGGCAGATAGCTAACCTTGCACAAAGCAAACAAAAGTCACATgggtttcatattttattttgtgtggaaACGTTGCCGTCATGaataatattggtaaaaaactacaacaaatagaaataacaaattactaaataggaaaatatagaattTAACTTTATACCTTTAACTGTAAATCACTTTAAAGACCATAATGGTGTGCCATActtttaagaatgttttatctgtaaaataaatttccatctgtaactatacttcaaaaatacaatttaatactAACAAATTTGAGCAAttacttcaataaaaaagaCTTACTTAGTGGTTCGAGGCACGCATCTAACAAGATTGAAGACGATTGACAAAGTGAGACCGGACTGGTCAGTAAGGCTGACAGGAAGTGAGTGATTGACCAGATAtagttaacttgtaccaaaaatgATTACCGGGTATATTAAACTCAAAGTGGTTagcttgtaaaaaaatatttctgaagaattttaaaattaaaccataGACAACACAAGACTATTTGCTATTATGGTCTGTAGCACAATTGAATCACTAATTTATTGTTAAGTTGAATATGTGGGTTTGTTAATTATACCCTAGAACAACAAagaatatgaaataatgttggttgaattaaaactacttcAACAATGGTGATTATGTCGgtgtaacaaaaaatgttaacccGGGTTAAAAATTGACCCgggtttgataaaattatatcattagtggtcaacattctgtccactaatgcaacattatatcgtTAGTGGACAgtgtatcaatatatatatagtgcctgtttgggagggtaacagttgaaattgacaccccgagagaaccattgtcaaccgacgcgaagcggaggttgacaatggttttcgaggggtgtcaatttcaactgttatcctcccaaataggcactatttattttattatactgaatgtcttaattttaaagaattttttctgcttttgtatagaaatgacgtgaattctacggcgaactgtacgcgcataatttacgcgcatgtaacaattcgttgtgttacccgttgccaagtgtgttgctaacgctgagggtaatagaacaaattatcaactgcgtctaaaccaatcagatttcagtatttaacatgaaagtataataaaagagGTTGCTACATACCACGTTTTCAGTCAAATGAAACATTAAATGATTGAAGTCAGAAAAATCAACCTTTGAAATGTCAAATTACCCAAGACGGCAAATATAGCGGATAGTATGAAAGAGTTAAAATTTTGAAACCGAAACTTTGAAGTACAATTAAACTGTGAAGAGCAAGTTACACTTCTGTTCAAAGACAGTTCAAAACTCTGAAGTCGGAGTCAATTTTCAACAGGGTCAGTTTTCAACTTGTCGATGTCCTtagaagtttgaaaaatatttttcaagctgtTGAAAACTGACCCCAGGTATAATTTCACGACTTTTGgtatcaatttttcaacgttgaaaaatgatatcCGGGTCAaatttcaacccgggtcaagaTTCCTCGTTAAGCCGGCGAATGCGTCATAAATGTCCAATACTCCCTAAACACACCCACGAAAAAGTTTCTGTGTAGTGTTTGTATCTGTAttgaacacaattttttttttatgtcaaatcAAGATAAGTAGcttattaatcataattttgttaatcttgcaagtttaagaaaagttattgtaaagttgaattaattaaataattatgatcgcgacttgtctgataaaaatatgaaaactgctCATTATTGTGCTGTCAGTTAATTATCATGacttctcaaaataaattaaagttgaaGCGATTTACCGGAAATATAACATAAACGGCCGGTATTGGTTTGACAATCTTAGCAAACCACGGTCAACATGAACGATCATGGTggagagagatatatatatgAACGGACACCGGACCATGGCTTGAGACGATGTTGTTTGACATATACTCCTTTTAGCTCTATCTACACAGTTTAACAACAAGAGACAGAGTTCTTAGTCTTAATAACAAACTGTTGCTATcgggaaaaaaaccccaaacaaaaacaaacaaaaacaaaaatccatATCGGCATGAATATCGAACAATATTAGGAATTAAAACATGGAGCtgaaattttttatcagataCAAAATAATTAGGTAGAGCAAGTTCCATTTCAGAGACAGTTCAAAAACCTGTAGtttgtcaattttcaacgtgtgaGGTCATCagagattagaaaaaaacacttttttgagctgttgaaaaatgacgtttGGTCGCAGTTTTAACGTTAGAAAAGCCCCCGCCCCTCCTCCCCCCCCTCCCGCCCCCCAATATCCCAAATCAAtaatcaatgttgaaaaatgaaatccgGGTATACATTTCACGACTTTTGGTCTCAGTTTTCAACGTTAAAAaagccccccacccccacccccaccccgaatcaataatcaatgttgaaaaatgaaacgCGGGCCAATTTTTAACTTGGGCTAATATTCTTTGTTACAACGACATTATCCCTATTGTTtaagtagttttaattcaacCAACTTTAATTGATATTCCTTGTTGTTCTAATCTATAATTAACaaacccatatatatatatatatatatatatatatatatatatatatatatatatatatatatatatatatatatatatatatatatatatatatatatatatatatatatatatatatatatatatataaatatatatatataatcttttatgatgttatatcattaaaggtttcaaatccatccactaatgcaattgaaaatgtgtgcaaatgtatatcattagtggtcaaggtagtacttatttctcagttttttttccatatcattagaggttacggtttttgaccgctaatgatacaaatctgaaattatatcattagcggacggttaggttgttcgttaatgataaaattatatcattagtggtcaacatcctgaccactaatgaaacattatatcattagtggatgttgtatcattagaggttgctacagggcatggtcacgattttggtcaaaaattaatttttcgatTTTGATGTGTGCAATGCTTCAGTAagtcatttttaataggcaaccaaaatttgagtgtcatttgataagttataagcgagttaaagagcttacaattcttcgctatgtaaacaaagcgtttgtttacatttcgaatgttgaagtgtaaattccagtttaagacctaaaataaatgtgttaatcattAGGAAccgtttatttatgctttaaatgaataataagatagacgaaccagctttaaaaagattttttactggtttattgaacctatgtaaacaaaaacagggcacgggccttgtatcttgctttaaactcaacgactggcacccaaatttcatttaattattagaaatgcattccgaAAGCATTgagaataataaaaacagaaaaataaaatttgaccaaaatcgtgaccatgcccctttaacaacTTTCTTGACAGCCAATATTGCCCTTCTATTCATTTGTACCAATTTGTAGAAAAAACATACAGGAGTTATGCCTCTTGCAtttgtaataaatgaaaaaagcaaacttttttcatagtacatatatttattaccATATCACATGTATAGGTCTATAAGACATAAACAAAAGTGTCATTGATTTGGTAAATGTATTGTAGAGCGTATTTAGTTTTAAAGAAGCTTTCATTTGCCATTAGGGCTTTAGATACTGAGATCGAGTCACATATAGGTACATGATATATGGATAGGTGGTCTGATTTTCCTGAACCTAACACCAtcttttacaaattattattattatcacaCAATCAGATAAATGTGACAAGTTATCAGACTTGTAGCTTTTTTGCTGTATATCCACAAAACTTAGAAAACAACAGGACAATATATAACAGTGAACTGAGTGGAGGCTAGCAGAGTCTACTTGGTGATACCGATCACTCCACAAGCCAATCGTCCGCCAGCGTTTCCGGTCGTCTTACTGAGTTCATGACCTCCTTTTCCAAGGTCATCAACATCGGCATGaatctataaataaaaatacatatttattggTGCAATTGTCAAAACCAGATTCTGAAGCAAATCTTAATAAGATGTTCTAACTGAATCAACTACAGTAGCTCTTCTCAACTTTCAATGCAGCACTCTTTCTTGAATAGTGGGAAAATGCACAAACTTTCATGCACACTATTGAGatcaaattgattttattgtacATTGTGATATGTGTAAATGTAGTTGTCCAATAATGAACAGTATTAATACTTCCACCATAGTTCTTCCAAGATTATAATACAATTACCaacatactgtaaacgtattatatttggtgtgtacgatatttggcggaaattagttATTAAACAAAAGTTGGCATGGATATGAATTAGCGcattcctgaatgtgactatttttatacatatgtgcaTGGAATTtagcaatgtacttgatttagcggaagccgcattctgccaaaagcgctaaataaaatacacagccaaatgtattACGTTTACAGTAACATCTGCACGTTCTTAGTAGTTGTCTAAAAAAGAACATAGTAGTATATGTACTTCGACAAAAGTTCTAACAATCATGGACTGATTAGAACCAGCAACCAATCCTGTTCTACTAATGATGGACTAAACCCATGGCCAGTCTCACACTTTCTCAGCGTATGCGAGACTGGCCGTGGGTTTCCAACAATGCAACCAATGATTTATTACTTACAACCACGGTTCTCCCAATGATGGACTGAGGGCCGGCCAAGTCGATCATTTTGTCTGTGATACTGATTTTGGCGACACCGTCTTCGCCAGCGGTGACATTACCAAGGTCCCCCACGTGTCTCTCTGTATCCTCTGGGGCGCCGTGCTCTTTGTTGAAGGGGTTAAAGTGGGCTCCAGCACTGGTACAGCCTACAAAGAGTTCACAATAGGTCAATTGCTTACCAGGATTTCACTATGTACAagtttatttaacttttttttttaagagtcGTGTGAATCATGTCAGACAATCAAGCTCAGTCAACTTTCCgcaaaacaactaaataaacaaataaccAACATACTGCGCTCTAAACAGACAAGAATATTCATTTTAGTAAACAATATAGAACAGAAATTATAAGGGGATTTAAAATCAAGTATTCTAAAACATTCTTcgttaaaaatgattttctaaGAAAtcaaagataagaaaaaataaaaactttatccatttttaaaattaaaaatgtttcccATCAATGCTTTGATCAGCTCGATATCATAACATTTTGTTACTACAAAATGATACTAGTACCATTAGTGTTGTCGCCAAACTGATGAACATGGAATCCATGCTGTCCTGGTGTTAATCCTTTAATTTCTCCGGACAATGTCACAGGTGTTCCAGGAGCCTACAACAATTTTTCAGT is drawn from Crassostrea angulata isolate pt1a10 chromosome 5, ASM2561291v2, whole genome shotgun sequence and contains these coding sequences:
- the LOC128184913 gene encoding superoxide dismutase [Cu-Zn]-like isoform X1; protein product: MSSALKAVCVLKGDSNVTGTVQFSQEAPGTPVTLSGEIKGLTPGQHGFHVHQFGDNTNGCTSAGAHFNPFNKEHGAPEDTERHVGDLGNVTAGEDGVAKISITDKMIDLAGPQSIIGRTVVIHADVDDLGKGGHELSKTTGNAGGRLACGVIGITK
- the LOC128184913 gene encoding superoxide dismutase [Cu-Zn]-like isoform X2 codes for the protein MSSALKAVCVLKGDSNVTGTVQFSQEAPGTPVTLSGEIKGLTPGQHGFHVHQFGDNTNGCTSAGAHFNPFNKEHGAPEDTERHVGDLGNVTAGEDGVAKISITDKMIDLAGPQSIIGRTVVIHADVDDLGKGGHELSKTTGNAGGRLACGVIGITK